Proteins from one Palaemon carinicauda isolate YSFRI2023 chromosome 26, ASM3689809v2, whole genome shotgun sequence genomic window:
- the LOC137619782 gene encoding uncharacterized protein, translating to MKNGKATGRDMIPVEAWKALGDEEVDILYDRMIKIFEQEKIPNEWRGSILIHIFKGKGDIQKYGNYRGIKLMSHTLNILERVIDARLREEVEIGKEQMGFIKGREQQMVYFV from the coding sequence atgaagaatgggaaggcaactggacgaGACATGATTCCTGtagaggcatggaaagccttaggagatgaagaagtggatatactgtatgatcgcatgataaagatttttgagcaggaaaagataccaaatgagtggcgtgggagtatattgatccatATCTTTAAAGGGAAAGGTGATATCCAAAAGtatgggaattacagaggtattaaattgatgtcccacactttgaataTACTGGAAAGggtgatagatgccagactaagagaagaagtagaaataggtaaagagcagatgggattcataaAAGGGAGGGAACAACAGATGgtatattttgtctga